GCGCCGCGGCCGACGTCGGCGTACGCGCCGAGGCCTGGCTCCAGCTCGGCCGGGTGCGCCTCGAAGGGTGGTACCGGGCCGGGGCGCCCGTCCTCGTCGACGCGCTCCAGGCGTACGAGAACGCCGAGCGCGAGGCCGGGGCGGCCCACGGCACCGATCCGGGCTCGGTGACGGCGGCCCGGGCCCGGCACGGACGCGGCGCGGTCCTCGTGCTCATGGGGCGGCCGGGGGCGGCCCTGACGGCGTACCGGTCGGCCCGGGAGCGGTGGCAGGGGCTGGCCGCCGCATTGCGCGAGGTCGACTGGGCAGACGTGGAGTTGACGCGGCGCGCGCAGGAGGAGCTCGCGGCGGCACCGGATCGGCCGGGCGGGACACGGGCGATGCCGGAGCAGGCGTGGGGGCGGGTGGCGCCGCCGTGGTGGCCGTGGTCGCAGGAGTGGACCAACACAGGCGAGCTTGACCGGAGTTGATCCGCACAGGGTTTCTGTTCCCGGCCCGTCGGGAAGAAGACGGCAGCTACGGCGACTGGGCGGGGCAGGCGCGGGCAGGGAGGAGCCGAGGGTGGCGGAGCAGCGGAAGAGGGCGGTCGGCCCCGGTGAGGACGCCGGACGTACCGCGCCCCTGCCCGACCTCACCGACATAGACCTGCGGACTTTGCGTGCCATGGACGATCCGGGGCTCAGTGCGGCCGTCGAGCAAGTGCTGTGCGGCGCCACCGAGTTCCGGGAGGTCTGGTACGGCGACGGCGAAGGCGGGGACAATCCGGGGAAGCCTGGTAAACGAACGTTTTCAGTCGGACTCGCCGAGGTCGGGCAGGCCGAGGAAAACCGGGGATGACCCGGGCTCCGGTCTCCTCCGAAGTCTTCACGGCGCTCGCGAGGACCCGGCCCGCGCCGAAGGCCACGACGGTACTGCGTGTCGCACTCCACGCGCGTCGCATGCTGCTCCTCAAGTCCCTCCTCGTCCGTGTCGAGCGGCAGTCCGCTGCGCTCGCCCCGGCGGTCCGGCGTCGCTTCGAGCGGGACTGGTCGCTGCTGGTGCGGGCGGAGCGGACCGACGCCGCCGCGGTCCGGGAGGTCGTCGACTACCCGATGACCGGCGCCTGGCTCACGGAGGCGCTCGCCGCACCGGACGGCGCGGCCTTCGCGCGGCAGCTGGCCCAGGTGGGCGGCGTGGCCGTCGCGGCCGCCGTCCGGGCGGGCTGCCCGGTCGACGGTACGCTCCCGACCCCCTCGGGAGCGCTGGTGCTGCCCGGCCTCGGCGTGCTCCGCTGTCCGTCCGGCCATGCGCGGCTGAGCGGGCAGCCGGGGCTGGTGCGGATCACGGACGACGCGGGCCACAACGACGTCCTGCTGCCGCGGCCGGTGGTCCGGCCGGGGGGCGGCACACACGGCGGGACCGGGCGCGGACCCGGCTGGTCCGCGCTTCGTACCCTGCCCGGCAGCACGGTCGTCCTCGACGACCTCGACCCGTACCGGGCGCCGCCGTCCGGCATAGGGCCGCAGTCCCTGCTCGCGGCCGAACGCCCCTACAGCTCCTACCGGATGTGGGCCCGTCGATGGCGCGAGGCCTCGGCGCTGCTGTCCGCGACGGATCCGGACCGCGCCGCCGAGCTGCGGGGGCTGCTGCGTGCCGTGGTGCCGCTGGCGGCTGCGGAGCGCCCGGGAGGTACCTCGATGGGCGCCACCCTGCGGTCCGCTCCGGGGGCCGCCCTGACTCAGCTGCCCGACGAGGGGCGGGAGCTTGCCGAGTCCCTGGTGCACGAGACGCACCACAGCAAGCTCGCCGCCCTCGACGAACTCGTCCCGCTGTGCCGTCCCGGCAGGGGTACCGCGCACCGGGTGGCCTGGCGCTCCGACCCACGGCCCGTTCCGGCGGTTCTCCAGGGCGCCTACGCGCATCTGGCACTCACCGACCTGTGGTGGCGGGCAGGCAACGGATCCCGGGCTCCCGCGGACTGGCGGCTCAGGGCCCGGGAACGATTCGAAGCGCAGCGGGAAGAGGTCGGCGAGGCCTTGTCCGTCCTGCTCGAATCCGATGAACTGACCTGTGCGGGCAGGGAGTTCGTCCAGGAGATGGGTAGGCACCACGCAGGTCTCGGGGTGACAGCCCGAAACCTTCTGTGACACTTCGTGTACGTATGAGTGCATTGCGTTAGCGTGTGGCGCGAGAAGCGGCAGACGCGGGAACAGGGAGCGTGCGATGGCGGAACAGCGGCGGTCGGGCGGGGACGGTGCCTCGGCACCCGACCGCGTCCTGGTGGTCTTCCCCGGCTACCACCGCTCGTGGGCGACATGGATCGCCCAGTGCCTGGAGAGTCACGGAAACCAGGCCACCCTGCAGCGCTGGGACCCGCCGCGCGAGGTCCCGCTGGAGGACTCGCTCGGCGACCTGCTGCTGTCCTCCGGTCCGGTGCTCCTCGTCCTCGACGACTGGTTCTTCGAACTGGGCCCGCGCCCGGCCGGCGAGTGGAACGACGTGCTGCGCGGCTTCGTCGCCGCGAACGCCGACCGGTTCGCCGCCGTCAACCTCACCAACCGGCCGCTTCTGCCCGCCACCGCGGTCCTCGAACCGGCCAGCCTGTGGGGGCTCAGCGAGGAAGCGGCCGAGGAACGGCTGCTGCGGCGGCTGGGCCTGGAACGCCGTCGTAACCCCAGGCCGCCCGCCGTCAGGGTCCGCTACCCCGAGACACGGTGCGAGATCTGGGGCGAAGTGCCGCGCCGCAACCCGCGGTTCACGGGCCGCGACGATCTGCTCACCGGCATCCACCAGCGCCTCGCCGACGCCGACCGCAGTGCCGCCGTGTGCACCCTGCTGGGCATGTCCGGCATCGGCAAGACCCAGCTCGCCGCCGAATACGCGCACCGTTTCAGCCCCGACTACGACGTGGTGTGGTGGGTCAACTCCGACGACCGCAACATCCAGCGGGACCGGCTCGGCGAACTCGCCGTGGAACTCGGACTGCGCATCGGCAACGAGCCCGGCGAACGCATCCGCGCCGTGCGGGACGCCCTGCGACGCGGCGAGCCGCACACCAACTGGCTGCTGATCTTCGACGGCTGGGACGACACCGACGGGATCAACGCGCTGCTCCCGCAGGGCTCCGGGCACGTCCTCGTCACCTCACGCAACCGTGCCTGGAGCGAGCACACCGACGTCCTGGAAATCCCCGCCTTCCTGCGCCAGGAGTCCACCGGCTATCTGATGCGCCGCGCCCCGCACATCACCGCCGACCAGGCGGACGAGGTCGCCGCCGAGTTCGGCGACGTACCGCTGCCGCTCGTCCAGGCCGCCTCCTGGCTCGGCGAGTCGCGCATGGAAGTGCCGGAGTACCTGCGGATGGTGCGCGAGCGCAGGCTCACCACGGTCGACGAGCCCGTCACCGGCGACGGCTTCCCGCAGTCGTCCATGACCTCCTGGTCGATACTGCTCAACCGCCTGCGCAACGCCCAGCCGCAGGCCATCGACGTGCTGGGCCTGTGCACCTCGTTCGCACCCGGACGCATCCCGCTCGGCCTCATCCGCGCCTATCCGCAGGCCGACCTCCCCGAGGAGCTGCGGTGGATGTCGACCGACCTGGCCGCCTGGACCCGGGCCCTGGACACCCTGGTCAACTACTCGGTGCTCACCCGGGAGACCCGAGGCCCGGTCGGCGCGGAGATGGGGCCGCACCAGGAGTCGGTGCACATGCACCGGCTGGTCCACGACATCGTCTCCAAGCTGACCAGCGAGGACAGCCGCACCACCCATCGCCGGGCGGTCCGCATCCTGATCGCACAGGCCGACCCCGGCAACCCCCTGGACAGCAGGAACTGGCCGCTCTACGCCGAACTGGTGCCGCACCTGGAACCCTCGGGCGCGCTCAGCAGCACCCAGACCCGGGTCCAGGAGACCGTCATGAACTGCCTGCGGTACTGCTTCCGCAGCGGGGAGTACAAGAGCGGTCTGGACCTGGCGCAGCGGATCCGCGACCACTGGTCGCAGTTCATGGATCCGCTGGCCCAGCCCTTGCTCGACCTGACCACGCAGGAGGGCAACATCCTGCGGGCGATGGGCCGGTTCCGTGACGCGTACGAGCTGGACCGCGGCGTCCATGAGCAGTTGCACACCGCCGAGCCGCGCAACGAGCTGGCCGAACTGGCCACCAAAGGCTCCATGGCCGCCGACCTGCGCCACCTGGGCCGCTACGGCGACGCGCACGAGCTGCAACGGGAGACCTTCGACGGCTACGCCCGGCAGCTCGGCCCGGACGAGGCCGCCACGCTGATCGCCCGGCACAACCTCGGCGTCGGGCTGCGGCTGCTGGGCAGGTACCAGGAGGCGTACGACCTCGACCTGGAGACCCTCGCCCGGCGGGAGAGCGTGCTGCGCGCCCGGCACATCAACACACTCAGCTCGGGCAACGCGGTCGTGCAGGACCTGCGCTTCCTCGGCCGCTGGCGCGACGCGCTCACCCGTCAGGAGCCTCTGGTCCGCCTGCATGTGCAGGTGCTCGGCCCGCAGCATCCGCAGACGCTCTCCGCCCGCGGCCAGCTGGTCATGTGCCGCCGCCGTGAGGGCGGCCAGACCCAGGACGCGGGCCCCGAGATGGCCAGCCTCCTCGAGCAGCTGGCGCAGGTGCACGGCCGCGGGCACTACCGCACCCTGGCCTTCATCTGCAATTACGGCAACTATCTGCGGGAACACGGTGACCTCAGCCAGTCCCGGGACCTGATCGACGAGGCGGAGGCGGGCTACCGCTCCCTTCTCGGTCCCGCGCACCCGGTCGCCACCGGCATGCTCTCCAACAGCGGCCTCGTCATGCAGGCCGCCGGTGAACGCGCAGAGGCCATGTCGATGTTCGAGGCCGCGCTGGCCGGTCTCACCGCCACGCTCGGCCCGGACCACCCGTGGGTCCTGGGCTGCGCCCTCAACGCCGCGAGCGGGCGGAACTTCAACGGCCGTATCGCCGAGGCCGCGGAGCTGAGCCGGGACACCCTGCGCCGTGCCCGGCACGCGCTGGGCGACGAGCATCCGCTCACGCTGTCCGGGCAGGTGGCGCTGGCCGCGGACCTGCGCGCGGCGCGCGAGCAGGAGGAGGCCGGGAAGCTCGAGGAAGACGGCCTGCTGGCCCTGACCCGGACGCTCGGCGCGCAGCACCCGCACACCATCTCGGCCCGGCAACGCACGCGCCCCTACTGGGACTTCGAGCCCTTCCTGGGCTGACCGCGACGCCTGACCGCACGCCGAAGGGCCCGGCCCCGGAGAAACTCCGGAACCGGGCCCTTCGCCGTGCGTGCCGTCGTGCGTTTGTCGCGAGGACTACGCCTCGAACACCTCACGCACCAACTGCTCCTGCTCGGCCTGGTGCCGCTTCGCGGAGCCCACCGCCGGGGACGAGCCGTGCGGGCGCGAGATGCGCCGCAGGCGCTCGCCGTGCGGGATGTCGGCGCCGACCGCGAGGTCCAGGTGGTCGATCAGGTTGAGGGCGATGAACGGCCAGGCACCCTGGTTCGCCGGCTCCTCCTGGGCCCAGAGGTATTTCTCGGCGTTCGAGTACTTGGCGATCTCGGCCTGGAGCTCGGCACCCGGCAGCGGGTACAGCCGCTCGATACGGATGATCGCCGTGTCCTTGGCGCCGCGCTTCTGGCGCTCCGCCTCCAGGTCATAGTACAGCTTGCCCGCCACGAAGACGACCTTGCGGACCGCGGCCGGATCCACGGCCGCGTCGCCGATGACCGGGCGGAACTGACCCGACGTGAACTCCTCCGTCTTCGACGCGGCGGTCTTGAGGCGCAGCATCGACTTCGGCGTGAAGACCACCAGCGGCTTGTGGTGCGGGTTGTGCACCTGCCACCGCAGGAGGTGGAAGTAGTTCGACGGGAGCGTCGGCATCGCGACCGTCATGTTGTTCTGGGCGCAGAGCTGGAGGAAGCGCTCGACGCGGGCCGAGGAGTGGTCCGGGCCCTGGCCCTCGTAGCCGTGGGGGAGGAGCAGTGTCACGCCGCTCGTCTGGCCCCACTTCTGCTCGGCCGCCGAGATGTACTCGTCGACCACCGTCTGCGCGCCGTTGACGAAGTCGCCGAACTGCGCCTCCCACATCACGAGCGCGTTGGGACGGGCCAGCGAGTAGCCGTACTCGAAGCCCATGACCGCGTATTCGGACAGCAGGGAGTTGTAGACGTTGTACCGCGCCTGGTCCTCGGCGAGGTACTGCAGCGGGGTGTACTCCTCGCCCGTCTGACGGTCGATGAGAACCGCGTGGCGCTGGCCGAAGGTGCCCCGCTGGGAGTCCTGGCCGGACAGGCGGACCGGGGTGCCCTCCAGCAGGAGGGAACCGACCGCGAGGGTCTCACCCATGCCCCAGTCGATCGTGCCGTCCTCGACCATCGCCGCCCGGCGCTGCAGCTGCGGCAGCAGCCGCGGGTG
This genomic window from Streptomyces sp. DG2A-72 contains:
- a CDS encoding HEXXH motif-containing putative peptide modification protein, whose product is MTRAPVSSEVFTALARTRPAPKATTVLRVALHARRMLLLKSLLVRVERQSAALAPAVRRRFERDWSLLVRAERTDAAAVREVVDYPMTGAWLTEALAAPDGAAFARQLAQVGGVAVAAAVRAGCPVDGTLPTPSGALVLPGLGVLRCPSGHARLSGQPGLVRITDDAGHNDVLLPRPVVRPGGGTHGGTGRGPGWSALRTLPGSTVVLDDLDPYRAPPSGIGPQSLLAAERPYSSYRMWARRWREASALLSATDPDRAAELRGLLRAVVPLAAAERPGGTSMGATLRSAPGAALTQLPDEGRELAESLVHETHHSKLAALDELVPLCRPGRGTAHRVAWRSDPRPVPAVLQGAYAHLALTDLWWRAGNGSRAPADWRLRARERFEAQREEVGEALSVLLESDELTCAGREFVQEMGRHHAGLGVTARNLL
- the fxsT gene encoding FxSxx-COOH system tetratricopeptide repeat protein, with the translated sequence MAEQRRSGGDGASAPDRVLVVFPGYHRSWATWIAQCLESHGNQATLQRWDPPREVPLEDSLGDLLLSSGPVLLVLDDWFFELGPRPAGEWNDVLRGFVAANADRFAAVNLTNRPLLPATAVLEPASLWGLSEEAAEERLLRRLGLERRRNPRPPAVRVRYPETRCEIWGEVPRRNPRFTGRDDLLTGIHQRLADADRSAAVCTLLGMSGIGKTQLAAEYAHRFSPDYDVVWWVNSDDRNIQRDRLGELAVELGLRIGNEPGERIRAVRDALRRGEPHTNWLLIFDGWDDTDGINALLPQGSGHVLVTSRNRAWSEHTDVLEIPAFLRQESTGYLMRRAPHITADQADEVAAEFGDVPLPLVQAASWLGESRMEVPEYLRMVRERRLTTVDEPVTGDGFPQSSMTSWSILLNRLRNAQPQAIDVLGLCTSFAPGRIPLGLIRAYPQADLPEELRWMSTDLAAWTRALDTLVNYSVLTRETRGPVGAEMGPHQESVHMHRLVHDIVSKLTSEDSRTTHRRAVRILIAQADPGNPLDSRNWPLYAELVPHLEPSGALSSTQTRVQETVMNCLRYCFRSGEYKSGLDLAQRIRDHWSQFMDPLAQPLLDLTTQEGNILRAMGRFRDAYELDRGVHEQLHTAEPRNELAELATKGSMAADLRHLGRYGDAHELQRETFDGYARQLGPDEAATLIARHNLGVGLRLLGRYQEAYDLDLETLARRESVLRARHINTLSSGNAVVQDLRFLGRWRDALTRQEPLVRLHVQVLGPQHPQTLSARGQLVMCRRREGGQTQDAGPEMASLLEQLAQVHGRGHYRTLAFICNYGNYLREHGDLSQSRDLIDEAEAGYRSLLGPAHPVATGMLSNSGLVMQAAGERAEAMSMFEAALAGLTATLGPDHPWVLGCALNAASGRNFNGRIAEAAELSRDTLRRARHALGDEHPLTLSGQVALAADLRAAREQEEAGKLEEDGLLALTRTLGAQHPHTISARQRTRPYWDFEPFLG